Proteins encoded together in one Olsenella timonensis window:
- a CDS encoding HAD family phosphatase — protein sequence MDRNLRAVIFDMGNVLMTFDGPYFSSCFTDTPEDAAMLDGALFGSPLWTLLDSGTISHETMRRYALAHLPERLHPSLDECLEHWPERSRPIEATNELGIRLKREGYGVYVLSNANTRIMDQLGHAPIAPHLDGCVVSAQERIMKPDPAIFRLLCDRYHLDPASCLFVDDNADNCEGARVAGMHAHHFTGNVGELEARVRQLG from the coding sequence ATGGACCGCAACCTGCGTGCCGTCATCTTTGACATGGGCAACGTGCTCATGACGTTTGACGGGCCGTACTTCTCCTCATGCTTCACCGACACGCCCGAGGACGCCGCGATGCTCGACGGAGCGCTCTTTGGCAGCCCGCTCTGGACGCTGCTCGACTCCGGCACCATCTCCCACGAGACGATGCGCCGCTACGCGCTCGCGCACCTGCCGGAGCGCCTGCACCCCAGTCTCGACGAGTGCCTCGAGCACTGGCCGGAGAGGTCTCGGCCCATCGAGGCGACAAACGAGCTCGGCATCAGGCTCAAGCGGGAGGGGTATGGCGTCTACGTGCTATCAAACGCCAACACCCGCATCATGGACCAGCTCGGGCACGCGCCCATCGCGCCGCACCTGGACGGGTGCGTGGTCTCGGCGCAGGAGCGCATCATGAAGCCGGACCCGGCGATCTTCCGCCTGCTCTGCGACCGCTACCACCTCGACCCCGCCTCGTGCCTCTTCGTGGACGACAATGCGGACAACTGCGAGGGCGCGCGGGTGGCGGGAATGCACGCCCACCACTTCACCGGCAACGTCGGCGAGCTCGAGGCACGCGTTCGGCAGCTGGGCTAG